The Williamwhitmania sp. genome has a window encoding:
- a CDS encoding T9SS type A sorting domain-containing protein produces the protein MKNILPLTISGCKSALLTLFGVLVMSNAMGDNPPFLSEGFESGALPSGWSREYVKGTNDWRFYNGGYSPNDPNYVLPADANDPTRNPPSAHGGTYDAMFQLQSVNDEATKLITPAIDLGSAVKPQLNFWLAQVAWTFGGSTSWDALRVYYKTSAGGSWNLLATYDFPISSWTEYSLLLPNPTSTYYIAFEGTTQWGLGTCIDDISVVETGNQDRWVKSVTSIDGPIDFVPSGSSNNPMMGFAVNVGGNQGTCIFDSLEVKSLNTDDNDVALNGVKLYKTTSPIFSTTNLVAFGNFSSGYTLFNHLNLDLPSGENYFWIAYDASASAKHGDYLDAMIEANAMKINDTTYAATALSPAGQRIIYQTISFEDFETDNGWTLTGEFQRDTPTGLGGNPGNPDPATAFSGTKVLGTDLTGLGASPYNYEAGITRGTAYLATSPTFDVFYYKDLRLTYQRQLNMYIEDSAAVEVSKDNGLTWTRIGGNITPAGQNAFVLDSKWNRIENSIPASISRSKDFKVRFAIFYSTIYNYSGWNIDDLILTGEYITKDVSVVQWVSPTTKCGFGSAESITVKVANLAAQPTPDKVPLAISLDGGLTWVRDTINQIIPVGDTISYTFAPKFDLSVPGPRNNVLVKTELPGDQETDNDQLAASFYVIPTYPTPSAQDFELSDGFWRSTQGNLWEWGHIGKPQISSANSGSKAWITKLTGTYGSGNPTGETSAFLDDFESLNGWQLTGEFEIGPPNGLGGSDGGYPNPVNAYSGVNVLGTDLDGSGTFPNCYEPNITTPAGLSAISPAVNLSNYVSAHLTFYRYLNVAAGDTAKIDFSKDGTTWYSAWKSTDAITDGSWELIDIPIADSLLSSTFKVRFSIRSNATINYSGWNIDYLNILGVPFTSPVAILESPCMDFTNDTKPIFGAAINYQTEKGVDGAALYYSIDGGTTWTHIESNGDAFDSRWNWYKDSTVTSLGTTGWSGNSNGWKNVYHILPANVAGQSSVKFQLRFNSDRFNNDYDGVAFDDISFAEAPNDFGVTALVNPINSCTLTKNESVTVSVKNFGVRTAEAGDTVKVKLSIDRDGDIQSGDQSFILGSALPVNSVTNFTFTQKFDFNFGGTYNIVASTYGDAGPRFYYDTGNDTLMTSVVVNKPYVNLGPDIYTVRADTVVLDATASGPVTYNWYSPITNPTPITTTPIIQYPTIPASGGQFRVEVIGGCTAYDTIRIVKLISDVGILNLVSPVTACQLSSSEPFKINIKNFGTDTLNVGDSIALSWTINGGSTIQDTVVLQNVLLPDDTVEITTNKKTDFSAVGNYNVELYAKRPYDEVPANDHISSTITVHGFPTFNLPVIPSTIADTSYTIDAGSGWSSYLWQDGSTNQTFVMDTIGWVKATVTDGFSCPASDSAYINLKYTDISLQKIIYPEDICKQTLPVYPQVTVRNNGTDTLAIGDKVNVSYTVNGGTTTTDQVTLNTEFTPGETFNHTFSVPVNLTSAGPYSFVYWAEALTEMKPGNDTLKKIINVITPINLNLPPTVFTRNSQVVLDGGPGADSYLWNTGATTQAITVTTSGQYSLIATIGGACSAFDTSNVTFLHHDYALTQFVDPLDSCAATAGRKVSVRIYNNGNDTLTTAQSLSIVLNVNGSLNQTKIFQPSTDFIPGIYRDVFFDNPIDLSSEGSTDLTAQLTFASDINAGNNSTAKTINVWANPVVNLGPDQWLTGGNVVLNAGSGYSFYSWNTGATTPTITVSTSGTYFVTVTSDKGCTGSDEVGVSFTASAINITALLAPAPGCPSQDPMDVSVEVTNQGVSTLPSGTKIPLGYKYNDGETMSDTLALTSDLNAGDKINHTFADKVVINTAGNMSFKTFTYYNETQGPVSEFFVQTLPLPNFHFTIDTLKVNFPYVLSAYGGTSYLWNNGSTTATTIADGPGDYWVQVTGSNGCSLKDSVYVASLVSVGENDFYASLAYYPVPTTYILHVEATLKATTDVTIDVVDMLGIPRWSKKYINVDKIEEAIGLDGIKPGTYLLRISTPTGNAIKTIIISR, from the coding sequence ATGAAAAATATACTACCACTAACAATAAGCGGTTGCAAAAGTGCTCTACTTACACTTTTTGGAGTTTTAGTAATGAGCAATGCAATGGGAGATAACCCACCCTTTCTATCCGAAGGATTTGAAAGCGGTGCTCTACCCTCCGGTTGGAGTCGTGAATATGTAAAAGGAACTAACGATTGGCGCTTTTACAACGGTGGCTATAGCCCAAACGACCCCAACTATGTTCTTCCGGCAGATGCTAACGACCCCACGCGGAACCCACCATCGGCCCATGGAGGAACATACGATGCAATGTTTCAGCTACAGAGCGTAAATGATGAGGCAACAAAGCTGATCACACCGGCAATTGATTTGGGATCAGCCGTAAAGCCGCAGCTCAATTTTTGGCTAGCACAGGTTGCGTGGACATTTGGCGGTAGCACCAGCTGGGATGCACTTCGTGTATACTATAAGACCTCCGCCGGTGGAAGTTGGAATCTATTGGCTACCTATGATTTTCCAATTAGTTCATGGACAGAATACAGCTTATTGCTACCCAACCCGACTAGCACCTATTACATTGCCTTTGAAGGTACAACCCAGTGGGGTCTCGGAACCTGTATTGACGACATTTCGGTAGTAGAGACTGGCAACCAAGATAGATGGGTTAAGAGCGTGACATCCATTGACGGTCCTATAGACTTTGTACCCTCTGGATCGAGCAACAACCCTATGATGGGCTTTGCGGTGAATGTTGGTGGTAACCAAGGAACTTGCATTTTCGACTCCTTGGAGGTTAAGTCGCTGAACACCGATGACAACGACGTAGCCTTAAACGGAGTCAAGCTTTATAAGACTACCTCCCCCATTTTCTCTACCACTAATCTTGTGGCCTTCGGTAACTTCTCCAGTGGCTATACACTTTTTAACCACCTCAACCTTGATTTGCCCAGCGGTGAAAATTACTTCTGGATTGCCTACGATGCAAGCGCTTCGGCAAAGCATGGTGACTATCTGGATGCCATGATTGAGGCCAATGCCATGAAGATTAACGACACCACCTATGCAGCAACGGCACTCTCCCCTGCCGGACAACGTATTATATATCAAACGATATCTTTTGAAGATTTCGAAACGGATAATGGGTGGACACTTACTGGGGAATTCCAGCGCGATACACCAACCGGGTTAGGTGGTAATCCAGGAAATCCTGACCCTGCTACAGCATTTTCAGGCACCAAGGTGCTTGGAACAGATCTTACCGGACTTGGGGCTAGCCCATACAATTATGAAGCTGGAATCACCAGAGGAACCGCCTACTTGGCCACCTCACCTACCTTTGATGTTTTCTACTATAAAGACCTTAGACTTACCTACCAGCGTCAGCTAAACATGTATATTGAGGATAGCGCTGCCGTAGAGGTGAGCAAGGATAATGGACTAACATGGACGCGCATTGGCGGAAATATAACCCCCGCTGGCCAAAATGCTTTTGTCCTTGATAGCAAGTGGAATCGCATTGAAAACTCAATTCCAGCGAGCATAAGCCGTTCTAAGGATTTTAAGGTTCGATTTGCCATCTTCTACTCTACAATATACAACTACTCAGGCTGGAATATTGACGATCTAATATTAACAGGAGAGTATATTACCAAGGATGTTTCAGTGGTTCAATGGGTAAGCCCCACCACCAAATGTGGCTTTGGATCGGCCGAGAGTATCACCGTAAAGGTGGCTAACCTTGCTGCTCAACCAACGCCCGATAAAGTACCACTTGCCATTTCTCTTGACGGAGGATTAACGTGGGTAAGAGACACCATAAATCAAATAATACCAGTTGGTGATACAATCTCCTACACCTTTGCACCTAAATTTGACCTATCCGTTCCTGGCCCACGTAACAACGTTCTGGTAAAAACAGAGCTTCCGGGAGATCAAGAAACAGATAACGACCAACTTGCGGCTTCATTCTACGTAATTCCTACATATCCAACACCCTCCGCTCAGGATTTTGAATTGTCAGATGGCTTCTGGCGGTCAACTCAGGGTAATCTGTGGGAATGGGGACACATAGGAAAACCGCAAATCTCATCGGCTAACTCAGGTAGCAAGGCTTGGATTACTAAATTAACAGGAACATACGGTTCAGGCAATCCTACAGGTGAAACCTCTGCATTTTTAGACGACTTTGAAAGCCTAAACGGATGGCAGCTTACGGGTGAATTTGAAATAGGACCGCCAAATGGACTTGGAGGTTCCGATGGAGGATACCCCAACCCTGTCAATGCATATTCAGGCGTAAATGTTTTGGGAACTGATCTTGATGGCTCAGGGACATTCCCAAATTGTTATGAACCAAACATTACAACACCAGCTGGACTTTCTGCCATCTCTCCTGCTGTAAACCTCAGCAATTATGTATCGGCACACTTAACTTTTTATCGATATCTAAATGTTGCTGCAGGCGACACAGCAAAGATCGATTTTTCAAAAGATGGAACAACGTGGTATTCTGCCTGGAAAAGTACAGATGCCATTACCGATGGATCATGGGAACTCATTGATATTCCAATTGCCGATTCTTTACTTTCATCAACCTTTAAAGTTCGGTTCTCGATTCGGAGCAATGCAACTATTAACTATTCGGGTTGGAACATTGACTACCTTAATATCCTTGGTGTACCATTCACCTCACCCGTAGCAATACTGGAGAGTCCCTGTATGGACTTCACAAACGATACCAAGCCAATTTTTGGTGCCGCTATAAACTACCAAACCGAAAAAGGGGTGGATGGTGCAGCACTCTACTACTCCATCGATGGTGGAACAACCTGGACTCACATCGAATCGAACGGCGACGCCTTCGATAGTAGATGGAATTGGTATAAGGATAGCACCGTAACGTCACTTGGCACCACCGGATGGAGTGGAAATAGCAATGGTTGGAAAAACGTTTACCATATACTACCTGCCAATGTTGCCGGTCAATCGTCGGTTAAGTTCCAGCTTAGGTTTAATTCCGACAGGTTCAATAACGATTATGATGGTGTTGCTTTTGATGATATTAGCTTCGCGGAAGCTCCCAACGATTTTGGTGTGACCGCACTTGTAAACCCAATAAATAGCTGCACCCTAACAAAGAATGAATCAGTAACTGTATCGGTTAAGAACTTTGGAGTAAGAACGGCTGAAGCAGGTGATACCGTAAAGGTTAAGCTATCCATAGACCGAGACGGGGACATTCAAAGCGGCGACCAATCCTTCATATTAGGATCAGCTCTGCCTGTCAACTCAGTAACCAACTTCACCTTTACCCAAAAGTTTGATTTTAACTTCGGTGGAACTTACAATATTGTAGCCTCCACCTATGGCGATGCCGGTCCGCGATTCTACTATGACACAGGGAATGACACCTTAATGACTTCCGTTGTAGTAAATAAACCATATGTCAACTTGGGTCCGGACATATATACCGTGCGAGCAGACACGGTTGTATTAGACGCAACGGCAAGTGGTCCTGTAACCTATAACTGGTATAGTCCAATTACCAATCCTACACCAATTACCACTACGCCCATTATACAGTACCCCACCATTCCCGCATCGGGAGGACAATTTAGAGTAGAGGTAATCGGGGGTTGTACAGCTTATGACACCATTCGAATAGTGAAGCTTATTTCCGACGTAGGTATTTTAAATCTTGTTAGCCCTGTTACTGCATGCCAGCTTAGCAGCAGCGAGCCATTCAAGATCAACATCAAAAACTTTGGTACCGACACGCTAAACGTTGGGGACTCAATTGCTCTAAGTTGGACAATTAATGGAGGCAGTACTATTCAAGATACGGTGGTTCTCCAAAACGTTCTGCTACCAGATGATACAGTAGAAATTACCACAAACAAAAAGACAGATTTCAGTGCCGTTGGTAATTACAACGTTGAACTTTACGCCAAACGACCTTACGACGAGGTTCCGGCTAACGACCACATTTCTTCAACCATTACTGTTCATGGATTTCCGACGTTTAACCTGCCTGTTATTCCTTCAACCATTGCAGATACGAGCTATACAATAGATGCAGGTTCAGGATGGAGCAGTTACCTCTGGCAAGATGGCTCCACAAACCAAACATTTGTAATGGATACCATAGGATGGGTAAAGGCCACAGTAACCGATGGCTTCTCCTGTCCAGCTTCCGATTCGGCTTACATTAATCTTAAGTACACCGATATCTCACTTCAAAAAATAATATACCCAGAGGATATCTGTAAGCAAACGCTGCCTGTGTATCCTCAGGTTACCGTTCGAAACAATGGAACGGATACCTTGGCTATTGGTGATAAGGTAAACGTGAGCTATACTGTGAACGGCGGCACAACAACTACCGATCAAGTTACCCTCAACACAGAGTTCACTCCTGGAGAAACGTTTAATCACACCTTCTCCGTGCCGGTTAATCTTACTTCAGCTGGACCATACAGCTTTGTATATTGGGCTGAAGCTTTGACGGAGATGAAGCCAGGAAACGATACTCTGAAAAAGATTATAAACGTAATCACACCAATTAACCTAAATCTACCGCCAACTGTTTTTACAAGAAACAGCCAAGTAGTTTTAGATGGTGGTCCAGGAGCAGACTCCTACTTGTGGAATACTGGAGCAACAACGCAAGCCATAACGGTTACAACTTCGGGCCAATACTCTCTCATTGCCACAATAGGCGGTGCATGCTCAGCATTTGACACCAGCAATGTTACCTTCCTACACCATGACTATGCGCTTACCCAGTTCGTAGATCCTCTGGATTCCTGCGCTGCAACTGCTGGAAGAAAAGTTTCTGTGAGGATTTACAATAATGGTAACGATACGCTGACTACTGCTCAATCCTTAAGCATAGTGTTGAATGTAAACGGCAGCTTAAATCAGACAAAGATTTTCCAGCCAAGCACAGACTTTATTCCAGGCATCTACAGGGATGTATTTTTCGACAACCCCATAGACCTTAGCAGTGAGGGAAGCACAGATCTTACGGCTCAACTAACATTTGCAAGCGATATAAATGCAGGGAATAACTCCACTGCGAAAACCATAAATGTTTGGGCAAATCCGGTTGTTAACCTTGGGCCTGACCAATGGCTCACAGGAGGAAATGTGGTCCTCAATGCAGGAAGTGGCTATAGTTTCTATAGTTGGAACACAGGAGCTACTACGCCAACCATAACGGTTTCAACAAGTGGCACCTACTTTGTAACTGTTACTTCTGATAAGGGTTGCACAGGAAGTGATGAGGTTGGTGTTAGTTTTACCGCTTCGGCAATTAACATTACCGCCTTACTTGCTCCTGCTCCAGGTTGTCCTTCTCAGGACCCGATGGATGTAAGTGTTGAGGTTACCAACCAAGGTGTTTCAACGCTTCCTTCTGGAACTAAAATTCCGTTGGGATACAAATACAATGATGGAGAAACCATGAGTGACACTCTTGCACTTACGTCCGATTTGAATGCAGGGGATAAGATCAACCATACCTTTGCCGACAAGGTGGTTATTAATACAGCTGGAAATATGTCCTTCAAAACCTTCACTTACTATAACGAAACCCAGGGACCTGTTTCTGAATTCTTTGTGCAAACTCTACCATTGCCAAATTTCCATTTCACTATCGACACATTAAAGGTTAATTTTCCTTACGTGCTTTCTGCATATGGTGGAACCTCCTATCTTTGGAACAACGGATCCACTACAGCCACTACTATAGCCGATGGTCCAGGAGATTATTGGGTGCAAGTTACGGGAAGCAATGGTTGCTCACTTAAGGACTCTGTGTATGTAGCATCGCTAGTTAGCGTTGGAGAGAACGACTTCTATGCATCATTGGCATACTATCCTGTTCCCACCACCTACATTCTGCATGTGGAAGCAACGCTAAAGGCAACCACCGACGTAACCATTGACGTGGTCGATATGTTGGGCATTCCAAGGTGGTCTAAGAAGTATATAAACGTTGACAAAATTGAAGAAGCAATTGGGTTGGATGGAATAAAACCAGGAACCTACCTGCTACGAATTTCAACGCCAACAGGCAATGCAATAAAAACAATTATTATAAGTAGATAA
- a CDS encoding FAD-dependent oxidoreductase: protein MLKIEKHPILEVPHGDEFTFLYEGKPVKGEKGFTIAAALHRAGYPIHSHSVENRERSLECGIGKCGACEMLVDGHIKRICITPVDGVKAVKEVPHNHTPEVEPSNRDLSTKVYKTTVAIIGAGPAGLACRELLLKHQVENIVIDNNETIGGQFNMQTHQFFFFEKEKKFGGMRGFEIAKTLAGDNHEGIFLNSTVWDILEGKRIAIKNIRTEEIYFVEADYMVVATGAVPFMPTFENDDVPGVYTAAVVQKMMNQEFTLLGKNVLTVGAGNIGYLTSYQLMQAGANVKAIIEAMPNEGGFPVQANRVRRLGIPVMLSKILIKALPNEKRDGVVGAIIADCENFKPIPGTEQIIEGIDAINICTGLVADDQLLIKGNEVFGRNCYGAGDAIRIGEGTSAVLKGKQVAYEILQELGAKVKYDDYLAVSKEYIDSQQHPLRVIEKPSVPTEERMQKPFVQIDCLYGFACNPCQFACPHGAITKSSTSTVPQIDFSKCIGCMECVYQCPGLAIFGYNYAKDWLFLPIEYAAQEGAEVFLVDNQGKKLGEGVIEKILTKKNKTNIARVKSITLHGNDLISVRGFIVKGNYPEPVKLSKTNYTPEEKTYVCHCDDVSMDEVLATIGNRKFISADEIKHTTRLGMGACRGKRCIKRLKTALIPMGIQIVGDATPRGPLSNQINMGELFPKSVPETYITGINGKKVQVVKVKALVAGGGIAGSALFRYMAEAGMAPVLLNYGRGASWRNIAGGRPAFSLPEIADIAIRSHEIFKDLNKISKIDYRPINYVSFAHDEANYKALEASKAWSNAFMVEPKDFKKEISPNFNPKLNTYLSALITKDCWQATPGKTVDLLRKLGLSKGGTVKEDCELISVHRNGSEYVALVRDHDHSYIEYHAENFVNALGPECDKYARQLGLDLGIYPVKHQAFITRRLPWMGVNGDPLGMLIDRRKYKGFAAVYGQQLAETGQIIGCASPASDAQESGKNLKINTQEFIEIASEVFAGWIPQLSSVGFQAVWAGYYTEPRMYVDPANGLLVGLRGHGFMLGQGLAKMYVDALTGKPVPDYFKRLAVDGDGLPEKAFK from the coding sequence ATGCTGAAAATAGAAAAGCATCCCATTCTTGAAGTTCCACATGGAGACGAGTTCACCTTTTTATATGAAGGGAAACCGGTTAAAGGAGAAAAGGGATTCACCATTGCAGCAGCGCTGCACCGGGCTGGCTATCCCATTCATAGCCATAGTGTAGAAAATAGAGAACGTAGCCTTGAATGCGGCATTGGCAAGTGTGGAGCTTGCGAAATGCTGGTTGACGGCCACATTAAGCGCATCTGTATAACACCGGTGGATGGCGTTAAGGCGGTAAAAGAGGTGCCCCATAACCACACTCCCGAGGTGGAGCCCTCAAATAGGGATTTATCGACAAAGGTGTATAAAACCACCGTTGCTATTATTGGTGCAGGCCCAGCAGGATTGGCTTGCAGGGAATTGCTGCTAAAGCATCAAGTGGAGAATATTGTTATTGACAACAACGAAACCATCGGTGGCCAGTTCAACATGCAAACGCACCAGTTCTTCTTCTTCGAAAAAGAGAAAAAGTTTGGTGGTATGCGTGGCTTTGAAATTGCAAAAACGCTTGCCGGAGACAATCACGAAGGTATTTTCCTCAACAGCACCGTTTGGGATATTCTTGAGGGGAAGCGTATTGCCATTAAGAACATTCGCACTGAGGAGATTTACTTTGTTGAGGCCGACTACATGGTGGTTGCAACTGGTGCCGTTCCATTTATGCCAACCTTCGAGAACGACGACGTGCCTGGTGTTTATACAGCGGCAGTTGTTCAAAAAATGATGAACCAGGAATTCACCTTGCTTGGCAAAAACGTGCTAACAGTGGGTGCCGGAAATATTGGTTACCTCACCTCCTATCAGCTAATGCAGGCTGGTGCAAACGTTAAGGCTATTATAGAGGCAATGCCGAACGAAGGAGGCTTTCCTGTTCAGGCAAACAGAGTTCGCCGCCTAGGCATTCCTGTTATGCTGAGCAAAATACTTATTAAAGCCCTACCAAATGAAAAGCGAGATGGAGTTGTTGGCGCCATCATTGCCGACTGCGAAAATTTCAAACCTATTCCCGGAACTGAGCAAATCATTGAAGGAATAGACGCTATCAATATCTGCACCGGACTAGTGGCTGATGACCAGCTGCTAATAAAAGGTAACGAGGTATTTGGTAGAAACTGTTACGGTGCCGGTGACGCTATCCGAATTGGCGAAGGCACCAGCGCGGTTCTAAAAGGGAAACAGGTAGCCTACGAAATTCTTCAGGAGTTGGGAGCAAAGGTTAAATACGATGACTATCTCGCAGTTTCAAAGGAATATATCGATTCTCAGCAACATCCGCTGCGGGTTATTGAGAAGCCATCTGTGCCCACAGAGGAGCGCATGCAAAAACCATTTGTGCAAATTGACTGCCTCTATGGCTTCGCGTGTAACCCATGCCAGTTCGCCTGTCCGCATGGTGCAATCACAAAAAGTTCCACCAGCACTGTTCCTCAGATCGATTTCAGCAAGTGCATTGGATGTATGGAGTGCGTTTACCAGTGCCCGGGACTGGCTATCTTCGGCTATAACTACGCCAAGGATTGGCTATTTCTTCCCATTGAGTATGCAGCACAGGAAGGTGCCGAGGTATTTCTTGTTGATAACCAAGGAAAAAAGTTGGGAGAAGGCGTTATCGAGAAAATTCTCACCAAGAAAAACAAAACCAATATTGCCCGTGTAAAGTCCATCACCTTACACGGTAACGACCTTATTTCTGTAAGAGGTTTCATCGTTAAGGGAAATTACCCCGAACCCGTTAAATTGTCGAAAACCAACTACACTCCCGAGGAAAAAACATACGTGTGCCACTGCGACGACGTTTCTATGGATGAGGTGCTTGCTACAATAGGCAACCGCAAGTTCATCTCCGCCGACGAAATTAAGCATACCACCCGTCTTGGAATGGGAGCTTGTCGTGGGAAGCGATGCATAAAGAGATTGAAAACAGCGCTAATTCCAATGGGCATTCAGATTGTGGGTGATGCAACACCTCGTGGTCCGTTGAGCAACCAGATTAACATGGGTGAGCTTTTTCCAAAAAGTGTTCCCGAAACATATATCACCGGAATTAATGGCAAAAAAGTTCAGGTGGTTAAGGTAAAGGCCCTAGTTGCTGGTGGAGGAATTGCAGGAAGTGCACTATTCCGCTACATGGCCGAAGCAGGCATGGCTCCAGTGCTTCTCAACTATGGTCGTGGTGCTTCATGGCGGAATATTGCCGGTGGACGTCCAGCCTTTTCGCTTCCAGAAATTGCAGACATCGCCATACGAAGCCACGAAATATTCAAGGATCTGAACAAGATCAGCAAAATAGACTATAGGCCAATCAACTATGTATCTTTTGCCCATGACGAAGCCAACTACAAAGCACTTGAGGCCTCCAAAGCATGGAGCAACGCCTTTATGGTTGAGCCAAAGGATTTCAAAAAAGAAATTTCGCCAAACTTCAACCCAAAACTAAACACTTATTTATCGGCTCTAATAACCAAGGATTGCTGGCAAGCAACTCCTGGAAAGACCGTTGATTTGCTTCGAAAACTTGGTCTTTCCAAGGGCGGTACGGTAAAGGAAGATTGCGAGTTAATCAGCGTACATCGCAATGGAAGTGAATATGTAGCATTGGTGAGAGATCACGACCACAGCTACATCGAATACCATGCAGAAAACTTTGTCAACGCCCTCGGGCCAGAGTGTGACAAGTATGCACGTCAGCTTGGATTAGATCTAGGCATATATCCAGTGAAGCACCAAGCTTTTATAACTCGTCGACTCCCTTGGATGGGCGTGAATGGCGATCCGCTTGGCATGCTAATCGATCGTCGTAAGTACAAAGGGTTTGCAGCAGTATATGGTCAGCAGCTGGCAGAAACTGGTCAAATCATTGGTTGTGCCTCACCTGCAAGTGATGCTCAGGAATCAGGCAAAAACCTTAAGATAAACACTCAAGAGTTTATAGAAATTGCCTCTGAGGTCTTTGCCGGCTGGATTCCGCAGCTTTCAAGCGTCGGTTTCCAAGCAGTATGGGCTGGATATTACACCGAACCAAGAATGTATGTAGATCCAGCCAACGGGCTTCTTGTTGGACTACGTGGTCATGGATTTATGCTTGGTCAAGGGTTAGCCAAAATGTATGTTGACGCACTTACCGGAAAACCAGTTCCAGACTACTTTAAACGCTTAGCCGTCGATGGTGACGGACTTCCAGAAAAAGCGTTTAAGTAA
- a CDS encoding sodium ion-translocating decarboxylase subunit beta: MEKFSLFQIFQGFGTMVASGWLMGSMRIVLIFLGFLLVYLGRKGVLEPLVMIPMGMGMVAINCATLFMPGGVMGNLFVDPMVSDTNSLMNLMQINFLQPVYTLTFSNGLIACFVFMGIGSLLDVGYLLQNPFTSMFLALCAELGTFLTLPIAHSMGLSLGDSASIAMVGGADGPMVLFTSLSLSKHLFVPITVVAYLYLGLTYGGYPYLVKLMVPKRFREIRMVRKGKPKNYSAATKLSFSVILCAVLCFLFPVASPLFFSLFVGVAIRESDLKHLQEFIGGPLLYGSTFFLGIVLGVLCDAHLLLDPVVLKLLVLGIVSLLISGIGGILGGYAMYFIKKGNFNPVIGIAGVSCVPTTAKVAQKIVSKDNPYSLILPEAIGANITGVITTAIIAGIYITLIPLLGK; the protein is encoded by the coding sequence ATGGAAAAATTTAGCCTGTTTCAAATATTTCAGGGATTTGGAACCATGGTTGCCTCTGGATGGCTAATGGGTTCCATGCGTATTGTCCTTATATTTTTGGGTTTTTTGTTGGTCTATCTTGGTCGAAAGGGGGTTCTTGAACCCCTAGTCATGATACCAATGGGTATGGGTATGGTTGCCATAAATTGCGCAACGCTTTTTATGCCCGGGGGTGTAATGGGCAACCTCTTTGTGGATCCCATGGTTTCGGATACCAACTCGCTTATGAATCTGATGCAGATTAATTTTTTGCAACCGGTGTATACCTTAACTTTCAGCAATGGCCTTATCGCCTGTTTTGTATTTATGGGCATTGGTTCGCTGCTTGATGTTGGTTATCTGCTGCAAAATCCGTTTACAAGCATGTTTTTAGCCCTTTGTGCCGAGTTGGGCACCTTTCTTACACTTCCAATAGCACATTCTATGGGGCTTTCGCTTGGCGATAGCGCCTCCATTGCTATGGTTGGTGGGGCAGATGGTCCAATGGTGCTGTTTACTTCACTCTCACTTTCAAAGCATCTGTTTGTTCCAATTACAGTGGTGGCCTACCTCTATCTTGGATTAACTTATGGTGGCTATCCTTATTTAGTGAAGCTTATGGTGCCAAAGCGATTTCGAGAGATTCGGATGGTAAGAAAGGGAAAACCAAAAAACTATAGCGCTGCCACAAAACTCAGCTTTTCTGTAATTCTTTGTGCGGTTTTGTGTTTTCTTTTCCCAGTGGCTTCCCCTCTATTCTTTTCGCTCTTTGTTGGGGTTGCTATTCGCGAATCCGATTTAAAACATCTTCAGGAGTTTATTGGTGGGCCCTTGCTTTACGGATCTACCTTTTTTCTTGGCATAGTGCTGGGCGTTCTTTGTGATGCACATCTATTGCTCGATCCAGTGGTCCTAAAGTTGCTCGTTTTGGGAATCGTTTCACTATTAATTTCTGGTATAGGCGGTATTCTGGGAGGCTACGCCATGTATTTCATTAAAAAGGGGAACTTTAATCCTGTGATTGGGATTGCAGGAGTCAGCTGTGTACCAACAACTGCCAAGGTTGCGCAGAAAATTGTAAGCAAGGATAATCCATACTCTCTAATTTTGCCGGAAGCAATTGGAGCCAATATTACTGGCGTTATCACAACTGCAATTATAGCGGGAATCTATATTACACTTATCCCTTTACTTGGAAAGTAA